The nucleotide sequence tttttcatagccTTGAACTTTAGGTCTCCAAAGGCAAatgcattcattcagtaaatatttactgattgcCTATGATTTGCTAGGCAATAGTGGAGAAATGAGAGAATACAAAGATGAGCGTTATATTCTGTGCTCTCAAGACATTTACAACTGAGTTGGagacatatacatgcacacaaataACATTTTACTGCTATATAACACCAACTATATAAACTGTTAAAATAATCTATGTAAACAAAAGATTAGTTTTCCTGTATTTCTTAACTCACTTTTAGTACTGTTCATTATATTACTTGGTTCAGATTTGCAACTGAAGGCATGTAGTAGACAGACACCAAGGCAGCATCTGAGTGCCAAAACATTGAAGGAAAAACAACCATGCCACAATATTAATCCAAGGCCAGCGCAACTTGGCCAGTTTTGAGGAAGGGCCAGTCTCCCATCTCACTTCCAACATTCTCACATATGGAGAAGTACAACCTGTTTTCCTAACAATACATGATTCGTATTTATCTGAGCTCCAAAGTACCTTTCTTCAACCtaatcccttttatttttaatctccagCCCATCTTCTTGAAACAAACTTCCTGTGTCCTTGATAATCGTAAATTATCACATTGAGGGTTATAACATCactacattttaacaatatatttattcTACTTTAAGCAAGAATCTTTAGATTCACAAAATCTTATTAATTTggattttacaaattaagaatCTTTTTCAGAAGGAGTAGGGACTGGGCTCATTTGTCTTCTTTGCAgttttttcttatgatttaaCTGTTTAGCTGAACTGGAAAATTTAAAGTATGCTCAAATACAATATTTGGTATTAAAAACAGCAATAGCAAAAATATCCAGTCTGCATCCTGGATCAGTATACATTCTGCCCAGCCTGCCATACATTctacatttttacatttagaatCCCTGCTTTGAATGATGGCACTGAAACTCTGTGCAAGTtccttaaacaacaaacattcaaATATATTCACAAGTACTGATAGTATTAAGGCAAGAAGTGAAAAAATACACATTCATTTATCTACTTAACAACTGGTCATGAAAACTTAAGGGTTGAAGGAGAAAAAGATTAAGTAGGTTTTCAGATTAATTCTGAACATTCAATCAGCAGAATTCTTGCATTCCTGAAGTATTCTGACAAACTGAGATTTTAGTACAAAAAACAAGATTCTATGACAACTTCTTTTCAAAgagaataaactttttaaaaagcatgtttaGCACCGACATCTTACACACTATAAACACTAAGATTACGATTTACAAATGGAATGTTTCCAAAAGTTGGTAATCTAGAACTTGGAATGTATTTTCCAATTGAAACAATGCTCTAAAACTATGGCTAGCTTTCCAGAACAGATGTACAAaccctgtttttaaaaatatgttcttaatATACTATCTATCTGCAAtgaaaaatacctaaaaatattATTGTAATACTAGtaacaaaaaaatacacaaccGTCAAACCATGAGCACACAGCATTAAAGAGAATATGTAAATGACTCAAAAAGAGAACACAACTAAGAATTAGCCAAAAATCTTTGAATAAGAACTCAAAAAGATGGTGTTGGAGAGGTGTAGAAAAGTATTAAAGCCAACTTCTAATTGCCTAAAAGACAcccccccacctctctctctgcctaATACACTAAGCACAGGTAAATTGGGTATGATTCACTTTGAAGACGAAACTCACagttaaaaacacaaacacagcATGAAGAAGGAAAGTGGGAGGGGACTGGAAGGTAATCTGGGCACTTTGAGAACAGGGCGGCCATCCTTAGCTCCAGAGGCCTGCGTAGTTCCCATGGAGGCCTGAAGGGAGAGGGCCCCCAGCCACGAAGAGCTTCATCTCAGGCCAGTTGTAGCAGTGGGTGTAGAGCGCGTTGGGGAACTCGCCTACGCCGCCAAAGTAGTTCACCCACAGGTCATCGTGGTTGAGCCAGCCTCTGCCACAGGTGAGCTTGAGCTTCCTCGCTGCGGGCCCGGGAGAGGAGTCCGGGCTGGCCAAGGCCTTCTCCTCCAGGAACTTCTGGGCTCTGACGTCATAGAAGAGCAGGGAGCCGTGGCCCGTGCCCACGGTGACGATGTGCTGGTAGAAGCTCAGCGAGCGCACGCCCGTGCCGCCCTCTCGAGAGCACAGGGGCCGGATGTTTTGGTGACCATGGCGCAGATCCAGGAAGGAGACGTGGGACTGGGAGCCCACCGCGTACAGGGACAACTCGTCGCAGTAGGTTAGGCACACGTTCTCTCGGCAGTAGGGCAGCCTGATGGACAGCAGCCTGGACAGGGTGCTCCGGGCTTTCCACAGGTGGAAGTAGCCGTCCAGGGACACCGCTCCCAGCTCCTGGTTCTTGCGATTAAAAGCCAGGGCCCGTACCTTGCGGTTACTGGGGTTGGTGTTGGCCCTGGGGATGGTCTCCAAGTCCCTTGGACGGATGTGGGCGTACACGGGGAGCCCCGCGTCGTTGTGCCAGGCGATGCTGCCATTGAATATTTCAGGGTCCATCCGCCACAGAGCCACGGTGCCATCGCGGGAACCGCTCACGACCACGGTGTCGCTTATCCAGGCGATGGCGAAGATCCAGTCCCTGTGGCCGAGGCGGTCGCCCAGGCACACGGGGTCCAGGGTGGGCAGCTGGTAGACAGCCAGACTGTTGGGGTTCTCGCCCCCCGTGGCCAGAAGCGTCTTGGAGGGATTCAACTCGATGGCGTGGATGCCGCAGCTCGGCTGGGCCCGAGCCGGCCCGGGTTCCCGGTCCCGCATGAGGGGGATGCGCGTGATCTGGCCCGACTGCACGTCCACCACGAAGAGCGTGTTGCACTTGGTGCCACACACCACCTGCCTGGCGTTCAGCCACTGCGACGCGAACACCTTGTTGAGGGTGCCCAGGGCCAGCTCGCGCTCCCGCAGCAGCTCGGGCAGCTTCTGCACCGCGTAGCCGCGCAGCTCGCCCTCGAAGCCCAGGAGCCCGGCGCAGCCCCGCGCGCCCACCTCGCGGCCCTTCAGGTAGGGCACCAGCGAGCGCCGCGTCGCCGGCCGCCTCTGCTTCTTGAGCAGCAGCGGTCCCTCTCTGcccgccgccgccgagccctGCGACGACGAGCTCGCGGCGCCCGCCTCGACCGCCGGCGCTTTCCGCTTCCTGCTACCTGTTTGCTGCGGGGCCATGGGGGGCGGCGGGCGAgcggcggcgcggcggcggcggcggcgcgtgGCACCCGTGCTGGCCGTGGCGGCGGGGACGGCGGCGCCTCGCGTCAGGCGGGAGCGCGGGCTCTCGGGCCAAGCGGCGGGGACGCCCGCGGGGCGCGGAGCCGACCGAGTTCGGGgaacggcggcggcggcggcggcggcgagggcgcCGGGGCGGGCGACGACCGCGTGCCGGAGGGAGCCGAGTGCGGGCCGAGTGCGGGCGGAGCGCGGCGGGAGTGAAGTGTGTGTGGGACGAGGACTACGCGGGGGGCCGAGAGTGAGGGGCGGAGGCAGCGGGAGGCGTGGGCAAGGAGCGAGCTGGAGCGGTGGGAGGGAGCGCAGGCCGGGCGGAGGCGGGGGGGTGATCCGTGGGGCCGGGGATGTACTGAGGGCCTGCTCTCCAGGACCCGCAAGCTGGCATGAGCTTCTGTCCTGGACCCCTATTAAGTGACACGGGATATTACATCATTCTGAGAACAGCAACCAACCAGCCTTCTTAAATCCCTACTCAAATAAAATCTGAAACCTAAAATATAGTCAAGTATGAGGCTAGAAGGGACCCGGACAATTGTCTGAACGAAGAAACAAATGTTCACTTGATGCAACCCAAGAGACACTTGGCTAAGTTTAGATATTGAACTTAGTGGAGGATGGGGATGTTTGGTAGTGGCAGGGCGACCCGCCCGCTTAGGTTCCTTCTGCAGCCACTCCTCTCTCAGCCCCTCTGCTGGTATCTTAGTTTcaatcaaataaatatatttttttcacctcTAATTGAAGTCTCTGAGCTCCTGCACTGGAGTGCCCTGACGGATCTGTTCCAAACGCGGGTCGTCGGGTCCCACTTTCTGGCCGAGGTGATGTCTGGGACGCCTTGATCACTCACAGCCTTGAGAACACGGCAGGCCACGCTGATAGGGAAGGGGGGCTTCCATGGAGCTGTTAGCCTCCGCTGTACCTCAGAGCCCTCTGGAGGTGAAGAGGAAGAGTCAAGGGGTGGgccacctccctccctgctcctagGTTCTGTCCCCTCTCAGTCCCAGAGGCTCAGGTGCCTGAGCATAG is from Equus asinus isolate D_3611 breed Donkey chromosome X, EquAss-T2T_v2, whole genome shotgun sequence and encodes:
- the LOC106846741 gene encoding DDB1- and CUL4-associated factor 12-like protein 2, giving the protein MAPQQTGSRKRKAPAVEAGAASSSSQGSAAAGREGPLLLKKQRRPATRRSLVPYLKGREVGARGCAGLLGFEGELRGYAVQKLPELLRERELALGTLNKVFASQWLNARQVVCGTKCNTLFVVDVQSGQITRIPLMRDREPGPARAQPSCGIHAIELNPSKTLLATGGENPNSLAVYQLPTLDPVCLGDRLGHRDWIFAIAWISDTVVVSGSRDGTVALWRMDPEIFNGSIAWHNDAGLPVYAHIRPRDLETIPRANTNPSNRKVRALAFNRKNQELGAVSLDGYFHLWKARSTLSRLLSIRLPYCRENVCLTYCDELSLYAVGSQSHVSFLDLRHGHQNIRPLCSREGGTGVRSLSFYQHIVTVGTGHGSLLFYDVRAQKFLEEKALASPDSSPGPAARKLKLTCGRGWLNHDDLWVNYFGGVGEFPNALYTHCYNWPEMKLFVAGGPLPSGLHGNYAGLWS